From Xiphophorus couchianus unplaced genomic scaffold, X_couchianus-1.0 Scaffold1000103, whole genome shotgun sequence, a single genomic window includes:
- the LOC114141478 gene encoding troponin I, slow skeletal muscle-like isoform X2: MNPKGDKPKSKISASRKLSLKMLLLQRACEDLERERQEREEEKGRYLKEKLPPLQLSGLSLDDLQKLCKQLHEKIDIVDEERYDCEHKVSKHNKDIHELKLKVQDLGGKFKKPALRKVRVSADEMMRALLGSKHKGSMDLRANLKSVKKEDVKQDKVLTSEVGDWRKNVEAMSGMEGRKKMFDTGGGAQ; this comes from the exons ATGAATCCCAAAGGGGATAAG CCGAAGTCAAAGATTTCGGCGTCCCGAAAGCTCTCCCTCAAA ATGTTGCTCCTCCAAAGAGCATGCGAGGATTTGGAGAGGGAGCGACAGGAGCGGGAGGAGGAGAAAGGGCGCTACCTGAAGGAAAAGCTGCCTCCTCTGCAACTGTCCGGTTTGTCGCTGGATGACCTCCAA AAACTGTGCAAGCAGCTTCATGAAAAAATTGACATTGTGGATGAAGAGAGGTATGACTGCGAACATAAAGTCAGCAAACACAACAAAGAC ATCCACGAGTTGAAGCTGAAAGTCCAGGATCTAGGAGGCAAGTTTAAAAAGCCCGCCCTCAGGAAGGTGAGGGTCTCAGCAGACGAGATGATGAGAGCTCTGCTGGGCTCCAAACACAAAGGCTCGATGGACCTCAGGGCCAACCTCAAGTCTGTGAAAAAGGAAGATGTCAAGCAGGACAAG GTCCTTACCAGCGAAGTGGGCGACTGGCGTAAGAACGTGGAAGCCATGTCGGGCATGGAGGGCCGCAAGAAGATGTTCGATACCGGTGGCGGAGCGCAATGA
- the LOC114141478 gene encoding troponin I, slow skeletal muscle-like isoform X1, translating to MHEFRFPQPKSKISASRKLSLKMLLLQRACEDLERERQEREEEKGRYLKEKLPPLQLSGLSLDDLQKLCKQLHEKIDIVDEERYDCEHKVSKHNKDIHELKLKVQDLGGKFKKPALRKVRVSADEMMRALLGSKHKGSMDLRANLKSVKKEDVKQDKVLTSEVGDWRKNVEAMSGMEGRKKMFDTGGGAQ from the exons ATGCACGAATTTCGTTTCCCACAGCCGAAGTCAAAGATTTCGGCGTCCCGAAAGCTCTCCCTCAAA ATGTTGCTCCTCCAAAGAGCATGCGAGGATTTGGAGAGGGAGCGACAGGAGCGGGAGGAGGAGAAAGGGCGCTACCTGAAGGAAAAGCTGCCTCCTCTGCAACTGTCCGGTTTGTCGCTGGATGACCTCCAA AAACTGTGCAAGCAGCTTCATGAAAAAATTGACATTGTGGATGAAGAGAGGTATGACTGCGAACATAAAGTCAGCAAACACAACAAAGAC ATCCACGAGTTGAAGCTGAAAGTCCAGGATCTAGGAGGCAAGTTTAAAAAGCCCGCCCTCAGGAAGGTGAGGGTCTCAGCAGACGAGATGATGAGAGCTCTGCTGGGCTCCAAACACAAAGGCTCGATGGACCTCAGGGCCAACCTCAAGTCTGTGAAAAAGGAAGATGTCAAGCAGGACAAG GTCCTTACCAGCGAAGTGGGCGACTGGCGTAAGAACGTGGAAGCCATGTCGGGCATGGAGGGCCGCAAGAAGATGTTCGATACCGGTGGCGGAGCGCAATGA